A genomic stretch from Sphingobacterium sp. ML3W includes:
- the rnhA gene encoding ribonuclease HI: MIELYTDGASSGNPGPGGYGTILRTIYTGDNEAFKGKLIEKEFSGGYRKTTNNRMELMAVIVGLEALKNLNQTVTVYSDSKYVIDAIDKKWVYGWIQKGFAGKKNKDLWIRLMNVYKLHKVKLVWVKGHAGHPLNERCDRLAVAASKDKTTWKIDTVFEVEENK, translated from the coding sequence ATGATCGAATTATATACAGACGGGGCATCAAGCGGAAATCCGGGACCGGGTGGTTATGGAACCATTTTGAGGACCATTTATACAGGCGACAACGAAGCATTTAAAGGGAAACTCATCGAAAAGGAATTTTCAGGAGGGTATCGAAAAACGACAAACAACCGCATGGAGTTGATGGCTGTTATTGTGGGGCTGGAAGCATTAAAAAATTTAAACCAAACAGTTACCGTATATTCCGATTCCAAATATGTCATTGATGCGATTGATAAAAAATGGGTTTATGGATGGATCCAAAAAGGATTTGCTGGTAAAAAGAATAAGGACTTATGGATACGTTTAATGAACGTTTATAAACTACACAAGGTCAAACTGGTATGGGTCAAGGGGCATGCTGGTCATCCTTTGAACGAACGCTGCGACCGCCTGGCTGTTGCTGCTTCCAAAGATAAGACTACCTGGAAGATTGATACAGTATTTGAAGTCGAAGAAAACAAATAG
- a CDS encoding alpha-L-fucosidase has product MKFQKVSLFVLLASTCLNVTAQNNVPAQKMEWFEDAKLGIFIHWGIYSVDGISESWSFFNNYINHDNYIKQLDGFTAKNYKPKEWAKLIKQAGAKYTVITTKHHDGISLWNTKADKAITTMKDAAAKQDVITPFVQAIQQEGLHTGLYYSLPDWSHPYYDVFTRARKRYELAKEPNRWNHYVEYYQKQLSELSQQYKPELIWFDGDWEHSAEEWKAKETLALLRKHNPNIIINSRLNHHGDYETPEQGIPVTRPETKFWELCYTMNDSWGYQPFDKKYKSPNMIIRTLVDCISMGGNLLLDIGPKADGSIPEEQMNILKQLGRWTNKHATAIYGTRAGIPFENYQGKSALSKDGKTLYLYVYEQKPQLQLKGLLNTALPELSVVGDAASKVTATTADAAIQLDLTKVNFDQDVTVLALKFKDKVQWQAPHGKEVSLENVLNNKHTGTALNQIASTLHVGKNIFDHSGLTLDGMETKLATGHLTNPIVLDWVKKHAEALYETGKGLPEGHYEGLSALSKDRQTLYLFVEGTPTGPIALKGIKNGIARIRVVGEGSMINHEIFNKLYWSSIPGIVYIQAPKERLDKNMTVIAVLLDSPLALHREKVGAIENNL; this is encoded by the coding sequence ATGAAGTTTCAAAAGGTTTCTCTTTTTGTTCTTTTGGCGTCGACCTGTCTAAACGTCACCGCCCAGAACAATGTACCAGCACAAAAAATGGAATGGTTTGAGGATGCCAAACTGGGGATTTTTATTCATTGGGGTATTTACTCCGTTGATGGTATCTCAGAGTCGTGGTCATTCTTCAATAATTATATTAACCACGATAATTATATCAAGCAGCTTGATGGATTTACAGCCAAAAATTATAAGCCAAAGGAATGGGCTAAATTGATCAAACAAGCTGGGGCAAAGTATACGGTTATCACGACAAAACATCACGATGGGATTTCCTTATGGAATACCAAAGCGGATAAGGCTATTACAACAATGAAAGATGCTGCTGCAAAACAAGATGTTATTACACCATTTGTACAAGCTATACAGCAAGAGGGCCTGCATACAGGTTTATATTATTCATTGCCAGATTGGAGCCATCCCTATTATGATGTGTTTACTCGCGCAAGAAAGCGTTATGAACTGGCCAAAGAACCCAACCGTTGGAACCATTATGTAGAATATTATCAGAAACAACTCAGTGAGTTATCACAGCAATATAAACCCGAACTGATCTGGTTTGATGGGGACTGGGAACATAGTGCCGAGGAGTGGAAAGCAAAGGAAACTCTGGCGCTGTTGCGTAAACATAATCCGAATATCATTATTAATTCGCGGTTGAACCATCACGGTGATTACGAAACGCCTGAACAAGGTATTCCTGTAACCCGTCCGGAAACTAAGTTTTGGGAACTCTGCTACACCATGAACGACTCCTGGGGCTATCAACCATTTGACAAGAAATACAAATCACCCAACATGATTATCCGCACCTTGGTTGATTGTATCTCGATGGGCGGAAATCTGTTGTTGGATATCGGTCCAAAAGCCGATGGAAGCATTCCTGAAGAGCAAATGAATATTTTGAAGCAGCTGGGAAGATGGACAAATAAACACGCAACGGCTATTTATGGTACAAGAGCAGGTATTCCATTTGAGAATTATCAAGGAAAGTCCGCTTTGTCAAAAGATGGGAAAACACTTTATCTCTATGTATATGAGCAAAAACCGCAATTACAACTAAAGGGTTTGCTGAATACAGCTCTTCCAGAGCTTTCAGTTGTGGGGGATGCCGCCTCAAAGGTGACAGCAACTACTGCCGATGCAGCAATCCAATTGGATCTAACGAAAGTTAACTTCGATCAAGATGTTACCGTTTTGGCGTTGAAATTCAAGGATAAGGTTCAATGGCAGGCTCCACATGGAAAAGAGGTAAGCCTGGAAAATGTTTTAAACAACAAACATACTGGTACTGCGTTAAATCAAATTGCGTCAACACTGCATGTTGGAAAGAATATCTTCGATCATTCCGGTTTGACATTAGACGGTATGGAGACTAAGTTGGCTACGGGGCACCTGACAAATCCAATCGTGTTGGATTGGGTTAAAAAGCATGCTGAAGCACTTTACGAAACCGGAAAAGGCTTGCCAGAGGGACATTATGAAGGCTTAAGTGCACTTTCCAAGGATCGTCAGACCCTGTATCTTTTTGTGGAAGGAACTCCAACAGGACCTATTGCACTTAAAGGAATAAAGAATGGTATTGCACGTATTCGAGTCGTAGGTGAAGGTTCTATGATCAACCATGAGATTTTCAATAAGCTCTATTGGAGCAGTATTCCGGGGATAGTTTATATCCAGGCACCAAAAGAGCGTTTGGATAAAAATATGACAGTGATTGCGGTATTGTTGGATTCGCCTTTAGCATTGCACCGCGAAAAGGTAGGCGCAATTGAAAATAATCTGTAA
- a CDS encoding Sir2 family NAD-dependent protein deacetylase, translating into MEKKNIVVLTGAGISAESGIPTFRDANGLWEGHDVMAVASIEGWNKNPVLVQEFYNLRRKAALAAQPNAAHVALRQLESAYQVTIITQNVDLLHERAGSTKIIHLHGRLDQSKSSLDDRLVYPIEGDEIKMGELCEKGSQLRPNIVWFGEAVPEIERAMLHVAEADILIIIGTSLQVYPAAGLREFAPSHCRSFLIDKQIPNSTALGRVKCFEQAATVAVPNLVTQLLQEALDKG; encoded by the coding sequence ATGGAAAAGAAAAATATCGTTGTATTAACTGGAGCAGGTATTTCTGCCGAAAGTGGTATACCTACTTTTAGGGATGCGAATGGGCTATGGGAAGGGCATGACGTGATGGCTGTCGCCTCAATCGAAGGCTGGAACAAAAATCCAGTACTGGTGCAGGAATTCTACAACCTTAGACGGAAAGCAGCATTGGCCGCACAGCCAAATGCTGCACATGTGGCCTTACGTCAATTAGAGTCAGCTTACCAGGTTACGATCATTACACAAAATGTAGACCTATTGCATGAGCGGGCTGGTTCCACAAAGATTATCCATTTACATGGCCGTTTGGATCAATCCAAGTCATCCCTTGATGATCGGTTGGTTTATCCAATTGAGGGGGACGAGATAAAAATGGGCGAACTCTGCGAAAAAGGTAGTCAACTGCGACCAAATATTGTCTGGTTTGGTGAGGCTGTCCCAGAGATTGAACGGGCGATGTTGCACGTTGCTGAGGCAGACATCCTGATTATTATCGGAACTTCGTTACAAGTTTATCCTGCCGCGGGACTTCGAGAATTTGCACCGAGCCATTGCCGATCATTTTTAATAGACAAACAGATTCCGAATAGTACAGCATTGGGCCGTGTGAAATGTTTTGAACAGGCAGCGACGGTGGCAGTACCAAATTTAGTAACACAGCTACTTCAGGAAGCCTTGGATAAAGGTTAA
- a CDS encoding DUF2891 domain-containing protein, with the protein MKRIIGLFCGSVLAVACHNNSEVKVNTSTNNAPIQLDSAQAKHLLTLPLHCIEVEYPNKLGQVLGSDQDLKGPRTLHPIFYGCFDWHSSVHGYWSIVRILKQFPDLDKSGAIRKQLNYNITAENAAVELTFFQDKNNKNFERTYGWAWLLQLQKELLTWKDPDAERWAKILDPMAKHVMKAYQEYLPKLVYPIRTGYHDNSAFGLSLALDYARGTNNAAFEKSLTTNAVRLYDLDKNCNISFEPSGSDFLSPCLEEALCMSVVLGEDQYRKWLKDFLPEIFNPDFNLEPGIVKDRTDGHLVHLDGLNFSRATCLNGIAKALPELKHLHGLANKHLKYSLPNITSKDDYMGSHWLGTFALYALSKN; encoded by the coding sequence ATGAAAAGAATAATAGGATTGTTCTGTGGTTCTGTTTTGGCGGTTGCCTGCCACAACAACTCGGAGGTAAAAGTAAACACAAGTACAAACAATGCGCCGATACAACTGGATAGCGCACAGGCAAAACATCTCCTTACATTGCCCTTGCACTGTATTGAAGTTGAATATCCCAACAAATTGGGACAGGTGCTTGGAAGTGATCAGGATTTGAAGGGACCACGGACTTTGCATCCCATTTTTTATGGCTGTTTTGACTGGCATTCATCTGTTCACGGCTATTGGTCCATCGTACGCATTTTGAAGCAATTTCCGGATTTGGATAAATCTGGAGCTATACGGAAGCAGCTTAATTACAATATCACAGCCGAAAATGCAGCAGTAGAACTAACTTTCTTCCAGGATAAAAATAATAAGAACTTTGAGCGGACCTACGGTTGGGCATGGCTCTTACAGTTGCAAAAAGAATTATTGACCTGGAAAGATCCGGATGCAGAACGTTGGGCAAAAATTCTGGATCCAATGGCAAAGCATGTTATGAAAGCTTATCAGGAATATTTACCGAAATTGGTCTATCCGATCCGGACAGGCTATCACGATAATTCAGCTTTTGGTCTTTCATTGGCATTGGACTATGCACGGGGGACAAACAATGCCGCCTTCGAAAAATCTTTGACGACAAACGCTGTGAGGCTATATGATCTTGATAAAAACTGTAATATCTCTTTTGAACCCAGTGGAAGCGATTTCCTTTCACCCTGTCTTGAGGAAGCGCTCTGCATGAGTGTAGTTTTAGGCGAGGACCAATATCGAAAATGGTTGAAAGATTTTCTTCCCGAAATTTTTAATCCGGATTTTAATTTGGAACCTGGTATCGTAAAAGATCGTACGGATGGACATCTGGTTCATTTGGATGGCTTGAATTTTAGCCGGGCTACCTGTCTGAATGGTATCGCTAAGGCACTCCCTGAATTGAAGCATTTGCATGGTTTGGCCAATAAACATTTAAAATATTCATTACCTAATATCACTTCCAAAGATGATTATATGGGATCGCATTGGCTGGGTACTTTTGCCCTTTATGCGCTTTCTAAAAATTAA
- a CDS encoding helix-turn-helix domain-containing protein, giving the protein MNNRKENSTNTINETYWKDHCGIAFTLSTIGGRWKINILSYLLHEERLRYGELRKRLVGISERMLIAKLKELEQDGLINRIVYQQVPPKVEYELTDLGRSLEKILVLMDEWGEKNM; this is encoded by the coding sequence ATGAACAACAGAAAAGAGAATTCCACCAATACAATCAATGAAACTTATTGGAAAGATCATTGTGGTATTGCATTTACCTTATCTACTATTGGTGGAAGATGGAAAATAAATATCCTGTCTTATCTCCTCCATGAGGAAAGACTACGTTATGGTGAGTTGCGAAAAAGGTTGGTTGGCATTTCAGAGCGCATGCTCATTGCTAAATTGAAAGAGCTGGAGCAGGACGGGCTGATTAATCGAATTGTCTATCAGCAGGTACCACCTAAAGTTGAATATGAACTGACCGATCTTGGTCGCTCACTGGAAAAAATCTTGGTCCTCATGGATGAATGGGGTGAGAAAAACATGTAA
- a CDS encoding DoxX family protein, whose amino-acid sequence METIKSIVHWLSYAYYLYVFGYASLFKVFQKQSMMQSMDSLGFNKIWTLGIGIGELFGVILLLIGLYKPEFKNIGVLLLFPFAVGALTAHMAHQEYHHFYNSLIMCVLSIVILATDKQFKITV is encoded by the coding sequence ATGGAAACTATAAAATCTATTGTTCATTGGTTGAGTTATGCCTATTACCTATACGTATTTGGGTACGCTTCATTGTTTAAAGTCTTTCAGAAACAGTCCATGATGCAGAGCATGGATTCATTAGGCTTTAATAAAATATGGACGTTGGGCATTGGAATAGGAGAGCTGTTCGGTGTTATACTCCTGCTGATCGGTTTATACAAACCCGAGTTTAAGAATATCGGTGTCTTGCTTCTGTTTCCGTTTGCCGTAGGGGCGTTGACAGCACATATGGCTCATCAGGAATACCATCATTTCTATAATTCGCTAATCATGTGTGTGCTGAGTATTGTCATATTGGCGACGGACAAACAGTTTAAAATCACCGTCTAG
- a CDS encoding DUF202 domain-containing protein — MIEKNNSKKINDHLANERTFLAWITTSLGIMGFGFVVVKFSLFIQQVTLMLSSKKTMDIEHEYSGIVGVSIVIIGSITVVLAYIKYRKVTKQIEAENFTYGSYTIALMSACFLIIGLLLGWHLIDSL; from the coding sequence ATGATAGAAAAGAACAATTCAAAAAAGATCAATGACCATTTGGCTAATGAACGTACATTCTTAGCTTGGATAACGACGAGTTTGGGGATTATGGGTTTTGGTTTCGTTGTCGTCAAATTTTCCTTATTTATACAACAGGTAACACTCATGCTCAGCTCAAAAAAAACGATGGATATTGAACATGAATATTCAGGAATTGTTGGTGTTTCAATTGTTATTATAGGTTCAATTACTGTCGTATTAGCTTATATAAAATATAGAAAAGTGACCAAACAGATAGAGGCGGAAAACTTTACCTATGGCTCGTATACGATTGCATTGATGTCTGCTTGTTTTCTGATTATCGGCCTTCTGCTCGGATGGCATTTGATCGATAGCTTATAA
- a CDS encoding methylated-DNA--[protein]-cysteine S-methyltransferase, protein MELSFEQMYQAIIDKDINYEGIFFTAVKTTGIFCRPSCTARKPKPENIEFFKSTKECILRGYRACKVCHPLEMLSETPAYIKQIIAELSADPSIKFKDYDLRQRHIEPNQLRRWFMKNHGITFHAYQRMFRINSAFKKIQKGASVTDVAFNSGFESLSGFGDSFKHIFGVSPKNSKAQSMIDLKRIETPLGTMYACAVPQGVCLLEFTDRKMLETEFKNLAKALNGTIVQGDNPHFPLLERELQAYFEGRLKEFTVPLFTPGSEFQNSVWQALREIPYGQTRSYKQQALHIGKPEALRAVANANGMNRISILVPCHRVIAADGGLSGYGGGIWRKKWLLELEKQLC, encoded by the coding sequence ATGGAATTAAGTTTCGAACAAATGTATCAGGCTATCATTGATAAAGATATCAATTATGAGGGTATATTTTTTACTGCTGTAAAGACAACGGGAATTTTTTGTCGACCTTCCTGTACTGCAAGGAAACCCAAACCTGAGAACATCGAATTTTTCAAATCGACCAAAGAATGTATCCTGCGTGGATATCGTGCATGCAAGGTATGCCATCCACTTGAGATGTTAAGTGAAACACCCGCCTACATCAAACAGATTATAGCCGAACTATCAGCCGATCCGAGCATAAAGTTCAAGGACTACGATCTACGTCAACGCCACATCGAGCCGAACCAATTGCGACGCTGGTTTATGAAAAATCATGGCATAACCTTTCATGCCTATCAGCGGATGTTTAGAATAAATTCGGCATTTAAAAAAATCCAAAAGGGCGCTTCCGTGACAGATGTCGCTTTTAACTCCGGATTTGAGTCACTTAGTGGTTTTGGCGATTCCTTTAAGCATATTTTTGGAGTCTCTCCGAAGAATAGTAAAGCGCAAAGTATGATTGATTTAAAGCGAATTGAGACCCCGTTAGGCACTATGTATGCTTGCGCTGTACCACAAGGTGTATGTCTACTTGAGTTTACAGATCGAAAAATGCTCGAAACAGAGTTCAAAAATCTTGCGAAAGCACTCAATGGAACAATTGTCCAAGGCGATAATCCCCATTTTCCCTTGCTAGAAAGGGAGCTTCAAGCTTATTTCGAGGGTAGACTAAAAGAATTTACAGTGCCACTATTTACACCAGGTTCGGAATTTCAAAATTCTGTATGGCAGGCGTTGAGAGAAATTCCATACGGACAAACAAGATCTTATAAACAGCAGGCGCTTCATATCGGAAAACCGGAAGCGTTACGTGCTGTCGCCAATGCCAACGGAATGAATAGGATTTCCATTTTGGTACCCTGCCACAGAGTGATCGCTGCCGATGGAGGTCTAAGCGGTTACGGTGGTGGTATCTGGCGAAAAAAATGGTTGCTGGAGCTAGAAAAGCAATTGTGCTGA
- a CDS encoding MFS transporter, with protein sequence MSTTINKWYALLIVLTAPLLYVIDIFIINIAIPTIKSSLHASDGEIQLVIASYLLGSACFLIIGGRAGDFLGKKKVFFWGMLAFTLTSCICGLSQTAAQLNIARFFQGVSSAFMVTQSISLIQLLFTDTKERAVAIGWYGITLSIAAIIGQVLGGYLAEIYFFVEGWRLIFFINLPVGILSLLAIHRYLIETPKTAQGRFDYLGAFVLTIGLACLIYALTEGRENNFPWWFYVLFILSLLFLTLFVFIQQKKRLNKQYPLIDISLFKIKDFSIGLFAVLFHFMLHTAYLLIIAVYLQSGLGVTALTCGLYFIPHAIFFMLSSRIASMLLPKFGKTVLQLGLAIILLSFLMQIFFFTEQDKPFLSMFFLALYGLGNGFVLPFLLNVVLNNIHEKDAGAASGVFSTFQQTASALGISVIGGVFYTVLNTGGYLGNYLFALQSGLMVCILFLIVVWGMLCLLPNEKKL encoded by the coding sequence ATGAGTACGACTATTAATAAGTGGTATGCACTCCTTATTGTGCTTACAGCACCCTTATTGTATGTGATTGATATATTTATCATCAATATTGCCATACCAACAATCAAAAGTAGCCTGCACGCATCTGATGGTGAAATACAGCTTGTTATCGCATCCTATTTATTGGGTAGTGCATGTTTTTTGATCATTGGTGGGCGAGCGGGAGATTTTCTGGGCAAAAAGAAAGTTTTCTTTTGGGGGATGTTGGCCTTTACATTAACCTCCTGCATCTGTGGACTAAGTCAGACAGCAGCACAGCTAAATATTGCCCGGTTTTTTCAAGGTGTAAGTTCTGCTTTTATGGTTACCCAATCTATTTCTTTGATTCAATTGCTGTTCACAGATACAAAAGAGAGGGCAGTTGCCATTGGATGGTATGGTATAACTTTGAGTATTGCTGCGATTATCGGACAGGTATTGGGGGGGTATCTGGCCGAAATATATTTTTTCGTTGAAGGTTGGCGTTTAATATTTTTTATTAATCTTCCTGTTGGGATCCTTTCGCTTTTGGCTATCCATCGTTACTTGATCGAAACACCGAAAACTGCTCAGGGTAGATTTGATTATCTAGGCGCTTTTGTGCTAACAATCGGACTAGCCTGTCTGATCTATGCATTGACAGAGGGAAGGGAAAATAACTTTCCTTGGTGGTTTTATGTGTTGTTTATCCTGTCGCTGTTATTTTTGACCTTGTTTGTTTTTATTCAGCAAAAGAAACGATTAAATAAACAGTATCCGCTGATTGATATTTCACTGTTTAAAATAAAGGATTTTAGCATTGGCTTATTTGCTGTATTGTTTCACTTTATGCTCCATACCGCATATTTATTGATAATAGCTGTTTATTTACAAAGTGGATTGGGGGTAACGGCATTAACATGTGGGTTATATTTTATCCCCCATGCGATTTTCTTTATGTTGTCTTCTCGAATTGCTTCCATGTTACTGCCAAAGTTTGGCAAGACGGTTCTACAATTGGGATTAGCGATCATATTGCTTTCGTTTTTAATGCAGATTTTCTTTTTTACAGAACAAGACAAGCCGTTCCTATCAATGTTTTTTTTAGCCCTCTATGGTCTTGGAAATGGCTTTGTATTACCTTTTCTCTTGAATGTCGTTTTAAACAATATCCATGAAAAAGATGCAGGTGCTGCTTCAGGAGTATTTTCAACATTTCAGCAAACAGCGTCGGCTTTGGGAATCAGCGTTATTGGAGGCGTTTTTTATACCGTATTGAACACAGGGGGCTATCTTGGGAACTATCTGTTTGCTTTACAGTCCGGACTCATGGTATGTATCCTCTTCTTAATAGTTGTTTGGGGAATGTTATGTCTATTGCCGAACGAGAAAAAACTGTAA
- a CDS encoding Na+/H+ antiporter, translating to MLENFAFYLFLVLLITMLIMLAKKIQVAYPVLLVLAGLLISFIPGVPPIKVEPELIFIIFLPPLLYEAAWSTSWKELWRWRRIIFSFAFVVVFFTALSVAVFANYFIPGFSLALGFLLGGIVSPPDAVSAGAILKFVKVPKRLASILEGESLLNDASSLIIFRFAMIAAATGQFVWYEAAGSFVWMCVGGVGIGITLAYIFLKMHKILPTDPNTDILLTFIAPFSMYLAAEELHASGVLAVVSGGLFLSYRSHDFLSSASRIRTVTVWESFCFLLNGIVFMLIGLDLPEIVNGLGDTDIYTAIGYGVAVTAVLVIVRILAGYAAVITTLVMRNFITVADAQSPGWKTPMIIGWTGMRGVVSLAAALSIPLTLENGAPFPQRNLILFITFVAILLTLLVQGLTLPFLLKKFPPVDRDFVRTEKEIDYEIQNKLAQVAVEKIRKDYADKVDSFPTLKDQLQKYENQLTSSEIIINYAEYRKIYIDILETQRMWLINKNREELLLDEEIIRKHLRILDLQEERMNMKS from the coding sequence ATGTTAGAAAATTTCGCATTCTATCTCTTTCTGGTCCTGTTGATTACCATGCTCATTATGCTGGCAAAAAAAATTCAGGTTGCATATCCTGTTTTGCTTGTGTTGGCAGGACTTTTAATAAGTTTTATTCCAGGGGTACCACCGATAAAAGTGGAGCCTGAATTAATATTTATTATTTTTTTACCACCATTATTGTATGAAGCCGCTTGGTCAACTTCCTGGAAGGAACTCTGGCGATGGCGCAGGATTATCTTCAGCTTTGCTTTCGTCGTTGTCTTTTTCACTGCATTATCGGTTGCGGTTTTCGCGAACTATTTTATCCCAGGATTCTCTTTAGCCTTGGGATTTTTATTGGGCGGAATAGTTTCTCCCCCTGACGCGGTAAGCGCAGGTGCAATTTTAAAATTTGTAAAAGTACCGAAAAGACTTGCATCAATTCTTGAAGGCGAAAGTTTGCTGAATGACGCTTCTTCGCTGATCATTTTCCGTTTTGCGATGATTGCCGCTGCAACAGGCCAATTTGTATGGTATGAGGCAGCAGGAAGCTTTGTCTGGATGTGCGTCGGTGGTGTAGGTATCGGAATCACACTTGCGTATATTTTCTTGAAAATGCACAAAATCCTACCAACGGATCCAAATACAGATATATTGCTGACTTTCATTGCGCCATTCTCCATGTATCTGGCGGCAGAGGAGCTTCATGCCTCCGGAGTGCTAGCAGTGGTAAGCGGTGGATTGTTTCTCTCCTATCGCAGTCACGATTTTTTGAGTAGTGCATCCAGAATACGCACAGTAACAGTCTGGGAAAGTTTTTGCTTTTTGCTCAACGGAATTGTTTTTATGCTCATCGGCTTGGATTTGCCCGAAATTGTGAACGGTTTAGGGGATACTGATATTTACACCGCAATTGGTTATGGAGTTGCGGTTACAGCGGTGCTCGTTATTGTGCGGATTCTGGCGGGCTATGCGGCAGTAATTACTACTTTAGTGATGAGAAATTTCATCACTGTGGCAGACGCACAGTCCCCAGGCTGGAAAACACCCATGATCATTGGCTGGACCGGAATGCGGGGGGTAGTTTCCCTGGCTGCAGCACTTTCAATTCCCTTAACTTTAGAGAATGGGGCACCTTTTCCACAAAGAAATCTGATCCTTTTTATCACATTTGTCGCTATTCTATTAACATTGCTTGTACAGGGGCTTACGCTTCCCTTTTTATTAAAGAAATTCCCGCCAGTAGATCGAGATTTTGTGCGGACAGAAAAGGAAATCGATTACGAAATCCAAAACAAACTTGCCCAAGTAGCTGTAGAGAAAATTCGTAAAGATTACGCTGACAAAGTAGACAGCTTTCCGACATTGAAAGATCAGTTGCAGAAATATGAAAACCAATTGACCAGTTCGGAAATCATCATTAACTACGCTGAATACAGAAAAATCTATATCGACATCCTAGAAACTCAAAGAATGTGGTTGATCAATAAGAATCGTGAAGAGCTTTTATTAGACGAAGAAATCATTAGAAAACACCTTCGCATACTCGATCTTCAGGAAGAAAGAATGAATATGAAAAGCTAA
- a CDS encoding alpha/beta hydrolase, which yields MKTKMTLGLIITLVFALFISCQQQKNDRTGSPANTSIVNKPSETGYADVNGLKMYYEVYGEGKPLILLHGSYMTIPLNWSQAIPMFKGRKVIVAEMQGHGRTRDIARKISYEGMADDVSGLLRHLQIDSTDILGYSMGGGVAFQLAIRHPEQVRRLIVLSGSYAHDGWWPDVEASYRSITADIFKGSPIEKQYDSLGNDPKHFPEFVKKVISIDLEPYDWSKDAKKIKAPLFMAIGDADGIQYEHALALFRALGGGKMGDIHGLPKSRLAILPGTTHIGMMYRMDWLVPMIDDFLNSDLNTTPPTF from the coding sequence ATGAAAACAAAAATGACATTAGGGCTAATAATAACACTAGTTTTTGCGTTATTTATATCCTGTCAACAACAGAAAAACGATCGAACGGGCTCTCCAGCGAATACATCGATTGTTAACAAACCATCAGAAACCGGTTATGCTGATGTCAATGGATTAAAAATGTATTATGAAGTTTATGGTGAAGGTAAGCCTCTAATATTACTCCACGGATCCTATATGACGATTCCATTGAACTGGTCTCAGGCCATCCCAATGTTTAAGGGGCGAAAAGTAATTGTCGCGGAAATGCAGGGGCACGGACGTACCAGAGATATTGCTCGAAAAATCAGTTATGAGGGTATGGCCGATGATGTATCCGGATTATTGAGACATCTTCAAATAGATAGTACCGACATATTGGGCTACAGCATGGGTGGCGGCGTAGCTTTTCAGTTGGCCATACGGCATCCCGAACAGGTGCGGAGGTTAATCGTACTGTCTGGCAGTTATGCACATGATGGATGGTGGCCTGATGTAGAAGCCTCTTATCGATCGATAACAGCGGATATATTTAAAGGTTCGCCCATCGAGAAACAATACGACAGTCTTGGCAACGATCCAAAACATTTTCCCGAATTTGTAAAGAAAGTGATCAGCATCGACCTGGAACCTTACGACTGGTCCAAAGACGCGAAAAAAATAAAAGCCCCCCTTTTTATGGCTATTGGTGATGCCGATGGCATACAATATGAACATGCATTAGCATTATTTCGCGCCTTGGGCGGTGGGAAAATGGGTGATATACATGGATTACCTAAATCTCGTCTGGCCATTCTACCCGGAACAACACATATCGGTATGATGTACCGCATGGATTGGTTAGTTCCGATGATTGATGACTTCTTGAATTCTGATCTAAATACTACACCACCAACATTTTAG